The Ptychodera flava strain L36383 chromosome 16, AS_Pfla_20210202, whole genome shotgun sequence region tttgaaatgcaaaatgaccgccatccctgtgttaactcgatggagaaaaataacattttcgaatttcggaaaactaagcaggtgaaaagttttcttacaccaaaggttcaaaatgagctcccgcaagtggtaggtcagaaaagaattgtaaaagtttgagattctCTGAATAtgtgtccctgaggtgcattctaccttacaaATACCTCGACTCTTCATGGACAGTTAACGAAATGTTGCCGTCTCGTCATAGAGAATATCTTATAGATTTGCAATATCGGTAAGTTTAGGTCATCTATTAATccaaaattttgtattatgtCCCGTTGTTTTATCCTTTGCTAAGGACAGACTTGTTTAAAGTCTCTTTTAACATTCTgtttcatgatatatatatcGATAAAATTATAGTAGTCAATTTTGAATCATGCATTTACAAAGAAGCGAAGGAATGTTGTTTTTCGTCTTAGAATTATCTGATTATTTCTTCGAACGTTaatgtaaacatttattttagtatttgtatTTGGTGACTAAAACACcctttcaaatttcagtcaatgcCCATCCCGAACCGTCCCGTTACGCTGCTAAAAGGTGTCTGGGAAGGTTGCCATCATGATCTGTGTACGAAACACACCAAATGCCGTGCTTTACCGTACAGCATTATGGAGACACCCAGCATTCACCTTGTTACAGACGTGCTGTACTTCTAACGACAGAATCTCATTTGACTGTTTTCTGTTAAAGTTGGGTACTCCATCGTGCTTCAGAGTGTAAAACTATATTGCTGAAACATTGGAGAACTACATAAATTATGAATAACAATTATGAATAAACACGTTTGGAACTAATTAGACACAATAACATTATATGAAAAATACTATTCACCATCCCATCAGACGGATCTTGAAATTATTAGTTACAGAACATGCTGGTGGCGTCATTTGTTGGGGAAATAGTTCATATCCAAGATAGCAGCCTGACTAGATAATTATGTATGCAGTTTGCGGTGTCAGCCAGAGCAACCACGATGACAGTATTAATCGTCTTGTAGGTGCACTGATGCACATCGTGACTGCTTTGTGATATGGGGGTTAATTACTATGTTCCTTTCTGAGCCGAGTCATTTCGAAATAACACGGTATCAAGTATTACCGGGTTTGATCAACATCAGAATACAGAAAACTATACTCGTGATCGTCTTCCTCTTGTTTCTCTAACTTCACATGCCGATACCACGTGTACCCCGCGACAATGGCGGAGCTAAATATGATCAGAAAAGCGCCGATGAGATCGATCGCCGTCGGTTTTTCTTCGTATATCACGAAATCTAGAACGTAGGCCATGGCAAGCTGAATGTTGGCCAGCAGAACAACTGTTGCGGCCGCTTCCAGTTGAAGACTGTAAAACCGTAGCCAGGTCCCAAGCGTGTTGGCCAAGATCATTATCAAGAAGGAGAGGATAACAGGTGTCTGAGGTTTCCAAACGCGGGGTTCGAATATCAAGCAAAGTATGAACGCGGACGCTGCCCCAATAGCCACCTTGTAAAACGACAACATCAGTAGACTGACACGTTGACCCACAAAACGTGCAAAGACGCATATAACAGAAAACGCGAAGGCACAGAGAAAGGCGTAAAGGTAACCGATGGGATACTCGTTGGCACCCGCCGTCTCGCGATTCTCACCGAACAGAAATGTCGGTTGAGTTATGAAAACTATACCTACAAGATTTATCACCGTACCCACAGCGTCAACACAACTGCAGAACTCACGGAGAAACATACACGACATCAATGGAGTCAGAATTGGCATGGCACCGTGGATAATGGCGATGACGTTGCTCATAGGTAAACGCGACAGCGAGTTAAGCAGAGCAACATACCCCGACGTCCAAATCACGCCGATGCTGACCAGAATAAGTGCATCCTTGAGCGAATCGGCCTTCAGATTCACGCGAAAGTACAACAGAGGCGGAATCAACGCTAACGTCATTCCTAAGTCGGCGATGAATATCACCTGCAAGTGAGGGATGCCGCTCTGTCCGAGGAATTGAAACAGCAGCGCCACAAAGGCGAAGAGGATGCCGGAGAGCAACGCGGATCCGACTCCCTGAAGCGATGACCAGACGGTCCTGGCGCGCCTGGTGCAGGAGGTCGCGTCGCAACCGGATACCTTTCTGGCAGGTTCTTCATCAGCGAGCCAGATTATCGGCGATGACTTCAAACTCATACTCTACGGTGAGAGTGTCACACCTATTTCAGGAGAAGTCCTGACAACGACCAACCAGATCCTGAGAATGTTTTGGTTCAACCTGTTGCTTTCCACGGCTTCCTTCTTGTGATGGAGAGGGACACTTCCATATATTAGAGTTGACAACACCAGTTAATCTTGAGTTCATTACGTACGTGCAGCGGTGTACAACACTCTGTTGCCATCCAAAGTTTCCATATTCCTAATGAGAAACAATGTCACCACGCTTAGCAATTATACTGATGAAAAAAACTCGTTTGATCAATCATCCGAAACGCTATTTCCTTATTAATTGCAATGAGCGATTGTCAATCATAATGGTGATGATAGTGTTCCAATTAATGAAGAGCTCTTGATGAAGCGATCGTTGTTTTGGCAACCCGGAGGGGCGGGGCAAAATCGATGTGGGTGGACTATAAGCGCAATTCTATGATAGGGCTGTTCTATTCAGATAAATTACTATGGGACCAGAATTTTTCGAACTTCATTGTTTAGCCTTAAAGACACACTACCAATCATTCATTGAGTTTCTCCGAACGTTATATTTAATTCTACCGACCCCCAGTCCAGTACCACGATTAAAATGCAGCAAGATGCTCTTCACAAGTCAAATTGTACTGTGTTCGTATATCCGATGGTGGTATACGATACACTTCGACGTAAACCACAACGCGACCCAAGACAGAGAACTTCACACGGTGCCAGCCGACCGTGGTCTaaaagaacttgtgattaaCCTATAGTGTTCTAAGTATCGGTATCAATGTTAATGAACGCTTGGTGTATATACGATCAAAAAACATGGAAAATCAATGTAGCTACATCCGTAACAATACAACATTGCCTTTGGTTGAACAGATGTGATCATCACCAAAACGTCGATTTGGTCCGAGCTGCAGACAATTACTTGGGTGAAAATGTAGCCAGTGTCATCGACCATATTCCAACTGGAAAGCACCCTCGGTATATGTTGAAGCATATAACCATATGAACCATATGTTGAAGGCAATATATCTTGGCAATGAATACTATaccaatatgacatcaaaactggtccaataataaTTATAGTCATGTCAGTCAGGTTGAAAAATCACGGACAATACGCCCGCCGCCAGGACGAACAGGTCAATACAGTTGTAATATTATTTATTGTCGCAGTGGTACGTTGCTGATTACCATATACGTTTTATTGGATCATCCCATGAATTATTTTAGAGAGAAAGTTCATATATACCCTAATCAGCACACCTGGGGTCCGCCTGGGGGGTCGACccaatggaatattttttctaatattGTTTCTCTAAATGCATGTCAACTTTTCTCCTTTTATGTATTTGTCAGGTAACCATTTAGCAACA contains the following coding sequences:
- the LOC139114902 gene encoding solute carrier family 35 member G1-like; amino-acid sequence: MSLKSSPIIWLADEEPARKVSGCDATSCTRRARTVWSSLQGVGSALLSGILFAFVALLFQFLGQSGIPHLQVIFIADLGMTLALIPPLLYFRVNLKADSLKDALILVSIGVIWTSGYVALLNSLSRLPMSNVIAIIHGAMPILTPLMSCMFLREFCSCVDAVGTVINLVGIVFITQPTFLFGENRETAGANEYPIGYLYAFLCAFAFSVICVFARFVGQRVSLLMLSFYKVAIGAASAFILCLIFEPRVWKPQTPVILSFLIMILANTLGTWLRFYSLQLEAAATVVLLANIQLAMAYVLDFVIYEEKPTAIDLIGAFLIIFSSAIVAGYTWYRHVKLEKQEEDDHEYSFLYSDVDQTR